One window of Alteromonas sp. LMIT006 genomic DNA carries:
- the topA gene encoding type I DNA topoisomerase — protein MAKSLVIVESPAKAKTINKYLGKDFIVKSSVGHIRDLPTKALGKVEAKIPAKELKTWPEKKKEEYLRRHEYMKLVDRMGVDPENDWHAHYQILQGKEKVVTELKKLAKEADTIYLATDLDREGEAIAWHLQELLGGKGKTFQRVVFNEITKSAIQDAFSAPGEVNINRVNAQQARRFLDRVVGFMLSPLLWKKVARGLSAGRVQSVAMRLVVEKEREIKAFTPEEFWDIHADLRYSTVSLTDVQLKMLVAKYQDKAFKPTNKAEAEAATSALQAQQYVVSARDSRPTTSKPSAPFITSTLQQAASTRLGFGVKKTMMLAQRLYEAGHITYMRTDSTNLSKEAVSSARDFINEHFGAPYLPSQPNIYGAKDNAQEAHEAIRPSNVNVQGASLSDMERDAQRLYELIWRQFVACQMTPAKYDSTTLRVKAGDYELTAKGRVLKFAGWTKVQTQISKKGEDVTLPDVKVGDVLALEKLDPQQHFTKPPARFNEASLVKELEKRGIGRPSTYASIISTIQDRGYVHLDNKRFYATKMGEIVTDRLSQNFADLMSYDFTAKMEQRLDDVAHGHKAWKDVLNAFYDDFYALLLMAEKPEEDGGMHANSAVQIELDCPECSRPMNVRTASTGVFLGCTGYNLPPKERCTKTLNLTPGDEAVAVVDEEDFETEALRAKKRCPLCDTAMDSYLVNETTKLHVCGNTPNCPGTEIEKGTYKIKGYDGPVLECDKCQSDMELKNGRFGKYFDCTNEACKNTRKLLKNGEPAPPKEDPVHLPELPCQKSEGAYFVLRDGASGIFLAAHNFPKSRETRAPLVSELKRFKDRISPKFYYLADAPAKDPDGQPAIVRYSRKTKQQYVMSENENGKASGWAAWFQEGKWVVDDKRKKAK, from the coding sequence ATGGCAAAATCATTAGTCATAGTCGAGTCACCCGCCAAGGCGAAGACCATAAATAAATATTTAGGTAAGGATTTTATCGTAAAATCCTCCGTCGGACACATCCGCGACTTGCCAACCAAAGCATTGGGAAAAGTAGAAGCAAAGATCCCAGCTAAAGAATTAAAAACCTGGCCAGAAAAGAAAAAAGAAGAATATTTAAGACGCCATGAATACATGAAGTTGGTGGATCGTATGGGGGTCGACCCCGAAAATGATTGGCACGCCCATTACCAAATTCTACAAGGCAAAGAAAAGGTGGTCACCGAACTCAAAAAACTCGCCAAAGAAGCAGACACTATTTATCTTGCAACGGATTTGGATAGAGAAGGTGAGGCCATTGCGTGGCATTTGCAAGAGTTACTTGGTGGCAAAGGCAAAACATTCCAGCGCGTGGTGTTTAATGAGATCACTAAATCGGCCATCCAAGATGCGTTTAGCGCCCCAGGCGAAGTCAATATAAATCGGGTCAACGCTCAGCAAGCACGTCGCTTTTTGGACCGTGTAGTGGGCTTTATGCTATCGCCACTATTGTGGAAAAAAGTGGCTCGAGGGTTATCCGCCGGTCGCGTGCAATCGGTTGCCATGCGCTTGGTGGTTGAAAAAGAACGCGAAATCAAAGCCTTTACCCCAGAGGAGTTTTGGGATATTCACGCTGATTTGCGTTATTCAACAGTGTCGCTGACTGATGTTCAACTCAAAATGTTGGTCGCCAAATACCAAGATAAGGCATTTAAGCCGACCAACAAAGCAGAAGCGGAAGCGGCGACTTCTGCATTGCAAGCTCAGCAATATGTGGTTTCAGCAAGAGACAGTCGACCTACAACGTCAAAACCAAGTGCCCCATTTATTACGTCTACCTTACAACAAGCAGCTTCTACACGCTTAGGTTTTGGTGTTAAGAAGACGATGATGCTGGCACAACGCTTATATGAGGCGGGACACATCACCTATATGCGTACTGACTCAACGAATCTATCCAAAGAAGCCGTGAGCAGTGCACGCGATTTTATTAATGAACACTTTGGCGCTCCTTATCTTCCATCGCAGCCGAACATCTATGGTGCTAAAGATAACGCACAAGAGGCTCACGAAGCCATCAGGCCGTCAAATGTGAATGTGCAAGGGGCAAGCCTGTCTGACATGGAAAGAGACGCACAGCGTCTTTATGAGCTCATCTGGCGTCAGTTTGTTGCCTGTCAGATGACCCCTGCTAAATATGACTCAACCACTTTACGCGTGAAAGCCGGCGATTATGAATTAACGGCTAAGGGGCGCGTATTGAAGTTTGCCGGGTGGACCAAAGTGCAAACGCAGATCAGCAAAAAAGGCGAAGACGTTACCTTACCTGATGTCAAAGTAGGGGATGTGCTTGCGCTTGAAAAGCTCGATCCCCAACAACATTTTACCAAGCCACCAGCGCGTTTTAACGAAGCATCTTTGGTTAAAGAGTTAGAAAAAAGAGGCATCGGTCGACCTTCGACTTACGCCAGTATTATTTCTACCATTCAAGATCGTGGATATGTGCATTTAGACAATAAACGCTTTTACGCAACGAAGATGGGCGAAATCGTTACAGACCGTCTCTCGCAAAACTTTGCTGACTTAATGTCCTATGACTTTACCGCCAAAATGGAACAACGCCTCGATGATGTTGCGCACGGACATAAAGCTTGGAAAGACGTATTAAACGCCTTTTATGATGATTTTTATGCCTTATTGTTGATGGCAGAAAAACCAGAAGAAGACGGCGGCATGCATGCCAATAGTGCGGTACAAATCGAACTGGATTGTCCAGAGTGTTCGCGTCCGATGAATGTTCGTACCGCAAGCACAGGCGTGTTTTTGGGGTGTACAGGATACAACTTACCTCCCAAAGAGCGTTGCACTAAAACCTTAAACCTCACACCTGGCGATGAAGCCGTTGCTGTGGTAGACGAGGAAGATTTTGAGACTGAAGCGCTGCGTGCTAAAAAACGCTGTCCTTTGTGTGACACCGCGATGGATAGTTATTTGGTAAACGAAACCACCAAACTCCATGTGTGTGGAAATACGCCCAATTGTCCAGGTACTGAGATTGAGAAAGGCACATACAAGATCAAAGGTTATGATGGCCCCGTCTTGGAATGCGACAAATGCCAGTCTGATATGGAGCTCAAAAACGGCCGTTTTGGCAAATATTTTGATTGTACTAACGAAGCATGCAAAAACACTCGTAAGTTACTCAAAAACGGGGAGCCTGCTCCACCGAAAGAAGATCCGGTGCATTTGCCAGAATTACCATGTCAAAAGTCGGAAGGAGCCTATTTTGTTCTGCGTGATGGCGCATCAGGTATTTTCTTAGCTGCGCATAACTTCCCTAAATCTAGAGAAACGCGAGCACCTTTAGTCAGTGAGCTTAAACGCTTTAAGGACCGTATCTCGCCTAAGTTTTATTACCTAGCGGATGCACCAGCAAAGGATCCTGACGGACAACCTGCTATTGTTCGTTATAGTCGCAAAACCAAACAGCAATACGTTATGTCAGAGAATGAAAACGGTAAAGCATCAGGTTGGGCTGCTTGGTTCCAAGAAGGTAAATGGGTAGTTGATGATAAACGCAAGAAAGCGAAGTAA
- the rne gene encoding ribonuclease E — protein sequence MKRMLINATQQEELRVALVDGQKLYDLDIESPGHEQKKANIYKGTITRVEPSLEAAFVDYGAERHGFLPLKEIARNYFPDDYTFEGRPNIKDAVKEGQEVIIQIDKEERGQKGAALTTFISLAGSYLVLMPNNPRAGGISRRIEGDERSDLKAALDQLDLPKGMGLIVRTAGVGKSAEELAWDLKVLLTHWQAISDVAQDRPAPFLIHQESNVIVRAIRDYLRRDVGEIVIDKKSVYEQALQHIKLVRPDFANRVKLYTGEVPLFSHYQIESQIESAFKREVRLPSGGSIVIDPTEALTSIDINSARATKGGDIEETAFNTNLEAAEEIARQLRLRDLGGLVVIDFIDMSVNKHQREVENRMKDSVSGDRARVQLSRISRFGLLEMSRQRLRPSLGESAHNVCPRCTGLGTIRGTESLALSVLRIIEEECIKDNTAQVEAQLPVDVATYILNEKRKAVRQLEERNKVQILVLPNVNLTTPHFEINRRRSEDALTDISYKLELTESVEAKQESAAAAAPVKREEPALQGMAAPPQAPAPKVESTPSILTQFIAWLTALFAPKPAPAKKGKGRGRNQNQRRNTNRRNQARNGRNGQARTQSKRSNKSDGEERGDHGDKERKSKSRRSQRNERNEQHDKRDRNAKTERNETKRAASEAAEAETVSKPPRERRKRRDNRRSVRVAPVEAESNGELDSSVVVQESVTETPNVSESTQAPVTIPSAPDTAAEQPEPVTDSAVATESVSEHTAENTENEASEHKERRTRSRRSPRHARAAGQKRKQEQAQAELPLDDAVESDVVEPVVSEQNEDATIMAESGKQAEPSTSAEVTQAVETASVTEMVAESEIAVTETVTEPGIDIHPPVDAEPAKLVDAEPTKQAALPSKARASHPTALPKALESEFGDIVINVLNDASRPTIARTARQAAIASVVNRAQAPMTRPASVD from the coding sequence ATGAAAAGAATGCTCATCAATGCCACGCAGCAAGAAGAACTGCGTGTTGCACTTGTTGATGGTCAAAAGCTATATGATTTAGACATCGAAAGCCCCGGCCATGAACAAAAAAAAGCCAACATCTACAAAGGCACCATCACTCGCGTAGAACCTAGCCTAGAAGCGGCGTTCGTTGATTATGGCGCTGAGCGTCACGGATTTTTACCACTCAAAGAAATCGCGAGAAATTACTTCCCAGATGACTACACATTTGAAGGACGTCCAAACATCAAGGATGCCGTCAAAGAAGGCCAAGAAGTCATCATTCAAATCGACAAAGAAGAACGTGGCCAGAAAGGCGCAGCCCTGACTACGTTCATTAGTTTAGCTGGTTCTTATTTAGTCCTGATGCCTAATAACCCACGGGCGGGTGGTATCTCTCGTCGTATTGAAGGCGATGAGCGCTCAGACTTAAAAGCTGCCTTAGATCAACTTGACCTACCCAAAGGTATGGGACTGATTGTCCGCACCGCAGGTGTGGGTAAATCAGCTGAAGAGTTGGCATGGGATCTCAAGGTATTATTAACCCATTGGCAGGCAATATCTGATGTTGCTCAAGACCGCCCTGCACCCTTTTTGATTCACCAGGAATCAAACGTCATTGTACGGGCTATTCGCGATTATTTGCGTCGTGATGTGGGTGAGATTGTCATCGACAAGAAGTCTGTCTACGAGCAGGCCTTGCAGCATATTAAATTGGTGCGTCCTGATTTTGCTAATCGCGTCAAACTATACACTGGTGAAGTGCCATTATTTAGCCACTACCAAATTGAAAGCCAAATCGAATCAGCTTTCAAACGCGAAGTACGTCTACCCTCTGGTGGGTCTATCGTTATTGATCCAACAGAAGCATTAACCTCAATCGATATTAACTCAGCGCGGGCGACCAAAGGTGGCGATATCGAAGAAACAGCGTTTAATACCAACTTAGAAGCCGCCGAAGAGATCGCTAGACAACTGCGCTTACGTGATTTAGGTGGTCTTGTGGTGATTGACTTCATTGACATGTCTGTGAATAAGCATCAGCGTGAAGTCGAAAATCGCATGAAAGACTCAGTCAGTGGTGACCGCGCGCGTGTGCAATTAAGCCGCATTTCACGTTTTGGCTTACTGGAGATGTCACGTCAACGCTTGCGTCCATCATTAGGTGAGTCGGCGCATAATGTCTGCCCTCGTTGTACTGGTCTGGGTACGATTCGAGGTACAGAGTCATTAGCGCTTTCCGTTTTGCGCATCATTGAAGAAGAATGCATCAAGGACAACACGGCGCAAGTTGAAGCGCAATTACCGGTCGATGTTGCAACGTATATTTTGAATGAAAAACGTAAAGCCGTACGTCAACTAGAAGAGCGTAATAAAGTTCAAATCTTGGTACTGCCAAATGTGAACTTGACCACTCCACACTTCGAGATCAATCGTCGTCGATCAGAAGATGCATTAACTGACATCAGTTACAAACTTGAATTAACCGAATCGGTTGAAGCAAAACAAGAGTCTGCTGCGGCAGCCGCACCAGTTAAACGTGAAGAACCCGCTTTGCAAGGAATGGCTGCGCCACCACAAGCACCCGCACCAAAAGTTGAGAGTACCCCAAGCATATTAACTCAATTTATTGCTTGGTTAACCGCTTTGTTCGCGCCGAAACCAGCTCCTGCCAAGAAAGGCAAAGGTCGTGGCCGTAACCAGAATCAACGTCGCAATACCAACCGTCGCAATCAAGCGCGCAATGGACGTAATGGTCAAGCGCGCACGCAAAGCAAACGCTCTAACAAGAGTGATGGGGAAGAGCGTGGGGATCATGGAGATAAAGAACGCAAGTCTAAATCACGTCGTTCTCAGCGTAACGAACGCAACGAACAGCATGACAAAAGAGACCGCAATGCAAAAACAGAGCGCAATGAGACAAAACGTGCAGCCAGTGAAGCTGCTGAAGCGGAAACAGTCAGCAAGCCACCACGTGAACGTCGCAAGCGTCGCGATAATCGCAGGTCGGTTCGTGTAGCGCCAGTTGAAGCAGAAAGTAATGGTGAACTAGATTCATCAGTGGTTGTGCAAGAAAGCGTTACCGAGACTCCTAACGTATCTGAGTCTACTCAAGCACCTGTTACAATACCTTCAGCGCCGGATACAGCGGCAGAGCAACCTGAACCAGTCACTGATTCAGCTGTTGCAACGGAGTCGGTGTCAGAGCATACTGCTGAAAACACTGAGAATGAAGCCTCTGAACACAAAGAGCGTCGTACTCGCTCTCGCCGCTCACCACGGCATGCACGTGCAGCGGGGCAAAAACGCAAACAAGAACAGGCGCAAGCAGAACTGCCACTGGACGATGCGGTTGAATCAGACGTTGTTGAGCCAGTCGTGAGTGAACAAAACGAAGATGCGACTATTATGGCCGAATCTGGTAAGCAAGCTGAACCGTCGACCTCGGCTGAAGTTACCCAAGCAGTGGAAACGGCGAGTGTCACGGAAATGGTCGCTGAAAGCGAGATTGCCGTTACTGAGACAGTCACTGAGCCGGGTATTGATATTCACCCCCCGGTGGATGCTGAACCAGCTAAGTTAGTGGATGCAGAACCGACTAAACAAGCTGCATTACCAAGTAAAGCTCGAGCATCACATCCTACTGCTTTACCAAAAGCGTTAGAAAGTGAGTTTGGCGATATCGTTATCAACGTATTAAATGATGCATCTCGTCCGACTATTGCTCGCACTGCACGCCAAGCAGCGATTGCCTCAGTCGTGAATCGTGCACAAGCTCCAATGACTAGACCAGCAAGTGTTGACTAG
- the astB gene encoding N-succinylarginine dihydrolase, with amino-acid sequence MSGVEVNFDGLVGPTHNYAGLSYGNVASKQHAKGTSQPKAAAQQGLRKMQTVAELGLPQGVLAPNARPDINILRRLGFSGSDTQVINKVAKTEPALLAAMYSASSMWTANAATVSPSADTADGKVHFTPANLNNKLHRSIEPTQTGAILKSVFSDEAHFAHHTHLPEQDSFGDEGAANHTRFCAQYDQTGIEFFVYGRSAMRPDVPAPTKFPARHTLEASQAVARLHGLNENQCVFALQNPDVIDQGVFHNDVIAVGNQNTLFYHEQAFHNTVQVKTELAQKGETVGIKDMHFIEVPTVEVSVEDAVKSYLFNTQLLTINREQDDVHMALIAPTECRENAAVHAYLSKLTDAGTPIKHVHYLDVKQSMKNGGGPACLRLRVALNKAQLKAVNPKCFLTSEQFEVLYQWVDKHYRDELAPADLADPNLLTESYTALDELTQILGLGSVYSFQQD; translated from the coding sequence ATGTCTGGCGTAGAAGTCAATTTTGATGGATTAGTCGGCCCAACACATAATTATGCTGGCCTATCTTATGGTAATGTCGCATCCAAACAACATGCCAAAGGCACCAGTCAACCCAAAGCTGCAGCCCAGCAAGGACTCCGCAAAATGCAAACAGTGGCTGAATTAGGCTTGCCCCAAGGTGTACTTGCCCCTAACGCTCGACCTGATATCAATATTTTACGACGTCTGGGTTTTAGTGGCAGTGATACTCAAGTCATCAACAAGGTCGCCAAAACCGAACCGGCTTTGTTAGCGGCAATGTACTCGGCTTCTTCTATGTGGACAGCCAATGCCGCAACGGTGTCTCCCAGTGCCGATACTGCAGATGGAAAAGTGCATTTTACGCCTGCGAACCTAAATAATAAACTGCATCGGAGCATTGAACCGACGCAAACTGGCGCAATCCTCAAGTCGGTATTCTCAGACGAGGCACATTTTGCGCATCATACCCATTTACCTGAACAAGACAGCTTTGGCGATGAAGGCGCTGCGAATCACACTCGCTTCTGTGCTCAATATGACCAGACTGGTATCGAGTTTTTTGTCTACGGCCGCTCAGCCATGCGACCCGATGTACCCGCGCCTACCAAATTTCCAGCGCGTCACACGTTAGAAGCCTCACAAGCGGTTGCGCGTCTGCACGGCTTAAATGAAAACCAGTGCGTATTTGCACTGCAAAATCCCGACGTCATTGACCAAGGTGTGTTTCACAATGACGTGATTGCAGTGGGGAATCAAAATACTTTGTTTTACCATGAACAGGCGTTTCACAATACCGTGCAAGTTAAAACTGAATTAGCTCAGAAAGGAGAGACTGTAGGTATAAAAGATATGCATTTTATTGAGGTCCCGACCGTCGAAGTAAGTGTGGAAGATGCCGTGAAAAGCTATTTATTTAATACCCAGTTACTGACCATTAATCGTGAACAAGACGACGTTCACATGGCCTTAATAGCGCCCACAGAATGTCGTGAAAATGCCGCCGTACATGCGTATTTATCCAAACTCACTGACGCGGGGACACCGATTAAACACGTTCATTATTTGGATGTTAAGCAATCTATGAAAAACGGCGGTGGACCGGCCTGCCTCCGGTTACGCGTAGCCCTAAATAAAGCTCAACTAAAAGCAGTAAACCCCAAGTGTTTCTTAACCTCTGAGCAGTTTGAAGTGTTGTATCAATGGGTGGATAAACATTATCGAGACGAATTAGCTCCAGCCGATTTGGCTGATCCTAATTTGCTCACCGAATCCTACACTGCTTTAGATGAATTGACCCAAATCCTTGGCTTGGGCAGTGTCTATTCCTTTCAACAAGATTAA